From a single Raphanus sativus cultivar WK10039 chromosome 3, ASM80110v3, whole genome shotgun sequence genomic region:
- the LOC108839019 gene encoding F-box/FBD/LRR-repeat protein At5g18770, producing the protein MEKLFYKSQKRLGVSSPSVREGEERVVTRGEDMISLLPEPLLCHILSFLTTEQAVWTSVLSSRWRHLWKWVPRLELDSFDFTNDKVCVDFIHKFLAFQGKPYLREFKLTIDHDAFDRDSEVSLYEPCLGRVDMRKLERFQVENRFGRGAFDDFRTPLTLSVCDALVCLKLHFVRLNDDLESLSLPCLKVMFLEDVVMPSDAAAEALISCSPVLEVLKICLSREDFVVALRVCSLSLKSFTLKRVEPIYPRGHSVLIDAPKLEYLSLMDFYHFRSFEIISKAESFKVDIDVEFEPMTDYLSEQKIIDNLLNNFSGVKDMTMSWRTLKFINSFYQTNPLPKFHGLTRLRATMRLNASPELLPIVLKSCPNLKHLTLELFVNYPIRWRSELSTVLPRCLVSSLESVEMESPVTEIATELDLARYFMKNSTTLKKLVLHLDESTGDQHKPGVLEQLVKFSKRYSLCLFEVLPVVPAPNPLPPGYVYVKSNRF; encoded by the exons ATGGAGAAGCTCTTTTACAAGTCCCAAAAGCG GTTGGGCGTCTCGTCTCCTTCAGTtcgagaaggagaagaaagagtTGTTACCAGAGGAGAAGACATGATAAGCTTATTACCTGAACCGTTGTTATGTCACATTCTCAGCTTTCTCACCACTGAACAAGCGGTTTGGACAAGTGTTCTGTCTTCTAGATGGAGACATCTCTGGAAATGGGTTCCTAGGTTAGAATTAGACAGCTTTGATTTCACTAATGACAAGGTCTGTGTTGATTTCATCCACAAGTTTCTGGCTTTCCAAGGCAAGCCCTACTTGCGTGAGTTCAAATTAACCATTGACCACGATGCCTTTGATCGTGATAGTGAGGTTTCTCTTTACGAGCCGTGTCTCGGTAGAGTGGATATGCGGAAGCTCGAACGTTTCCAAGTCGAGAATCGGTTTGGACGTGGTGCCTTTGATGACTTCCGGACACCCTTAACACTCTCCGTGTGTGACGCATTGGTCTGCTTAAAGCTCCATTTCGTTAGGCTGAATGATGACTTGGAGTCTCTTTCCTTGCCCTGTCTCAAGGTCATGTTCTTGGAAGACGTTGTTATGCCTAGCGACGCGGCTGCAGAGGCGCTCATCTCTTGCTCTCCGGTTCTAGAAGTCTTGAAAATATGCCTTAGTAGAGAAGATTTTGTGGTAGCTTTACGTGTCTGCTCGCTGTCGCTAAAGAGCTTCACTTTAAAACGAGTGGAACCTATTTATCCTCGTGGACATTCAGTTTTGATTGATGCACCGAAGCTTGAGTATCTGAGTCTCATGGATTTCTACCATTTCAGAAGCTTTGAGATAATCAGCAAGGCTGAGTCTTTCAAGGTTGATATCGATGTCGAGTTTGAGCCGATGACTGATTACTTGTCGGAACAGAAGATCATCGACAATCTTCTCAACAACTTTTCAGGTGTTAAAGATATGACCATGTCATGGAGAACTCTGAAG TTTATTAATAGTTTCTATCAGACGAACCCACTCCCCAAATTTCATGGCTTGACTCGTTTGCGTGCCACTATGCGCTTAAACGCATCCCCTGAATTATTGCCAATCGTTCTCAAAAGCTGCCCCAATCTGAAACACTTGACATTG GAATTGTTTGTTAATTATCCAATCAGATGGCGGTCTGAACTCTCCACTGTGCTGCCTCGTTGTTTGGTGTCGTCTCTTGAATCTGTTGAAATGGAAAGCCCGGTCACGGAGATAGCTACTGAACTGGATTTGGCTAGATACTTTATGAAGAACTCGACTACACTAAAGAAGCTCGTGCTACATTTGGATGAGTCTACTGGAGATCAACACAAGCCTGGTGTCTTGGAACAACTCGTAAAATTTTCGAAGCGCTATAGTTTGTGTCTATTCGAAGTTCTTCCAGTTGTTCCAGCTCCGAATCCATTGCCTCCGGGGTATGTTTATGTAAAATCCAATAGGTTCTAA
- the LOC130509384 gene encoding FBD-associated F-box protein At5g18780-like, with amino-acid sequence MHPTLFIKTRKVKDNKEGFRNIDDGVSSSTSGRSLSESQRKVMQGGRSGTSGEDRISILPEPLLCHILSFLTTKESVRTGVLSSRWRDLWLWVPRLDLDKSDFSEENTCVSFIDKFLNFRGESYLRGFKLNTDHDDEESNSSVDACLTRVVNKCKIQHFEIKNYFGFCYLEMPLVFSMCDTLVSLKLSFVIMSDYDNQSCSLPCLKAFHLEKVGFTSDEAAEALITCSPVLKDLKMSQSKYDYVEVLRVRSKSLKSFTLERADNDRVENSLETVVMDTPSLEYLNLIDYQYTCFEIVSVSESVKFDIDVVSYTLNFITFVSYARDMTISRRTIEYIYRHLEINRRSKFHGLARLRATMFLNTSAAMLPIILEACPNLRHLTLELVHDFLVTEGTSRLLNLFPPSLVSSLESVDIESPITYKATELELVRYFLENSTKLKKIVVRLNQSCLRKHKPGLLKQLFEFPRCSGFCQFFIL; translated from the exons ATGCATCCAACTTTGTTTATAAAAACAAGAAAGGTCAAAGATAACAAGGAGGGTTTCAGAAATATAGACGACGGGGTTTCATCTTCAACCTCCG gtCGTTCTCTCTCTGAAAGTCAAAGAAAAGTTATGCAAGGAGGAAGAAGTGGAACAAGTGGTGAAGACAGGATAAGCATATTGCCTGAACCGTTGCTATGTCATATACTCAGCTTTCTTACTACCAAGGAATCTGTTAGGACAGGAGTTTTGTCATCTAGATGGAGAGATCTCTGGCTATGGGTTCCTAGATTAGATCTGGACAAATCTGACTTTTCAGAGGAGAACACCTGCGTGAGTTTTATCGATAAGTTTCTCAATTTCCGAGGAGAGTCCTACTTGCGTGGCTTCAAGCTAAACACTGACCACGATGATGAAGAGTCCAACTCTTCAGTGGACGCATGCCTGACCCGAGTGGTTAACAAGTGTAAGATTCAGCATTTCGAAATCAAGAACTACTTTGGGTTTTGCTACCTTGAGATGCCTCTAGTCTTTTCGATGTGCGACACATTGGTCAGCTTGAAACTCAGCTTCGTGATCATGAGTGATTACGACAACCAGTCTTGTTCTTTACCATGTCTCAAGGCTTTTCACTTGGAAAAAGTTGGATTCACCAGCGACGAGGCTGCAGAGGCACTAATCACTTGCTCTCCGGTTCTCAAGGATTTAAAAATGAGCCAGAGTAAGTATGACTATGTAGAAGTCTTACGCGTCCGCTCCAAGTCGCTAAAGAGCTTCACTCTCGAACGGGCGGATAATGATCGTGTTGAAAATAGTTTGGAGACAGTTGTGATGGATACTCCGAGTCTCGAGTATCTGAATCTCATTGATTACCAATACACATGCTTCGAGATAGTTAGTGTGAGTGAATCTGTCAAGTTTGATATCGACGTGGTATCCTATACTCTTAATTTTATAACCTTTGTTTCATATGCTAGAGATATGACCATCTCAAGGAGGACTATTGAG TACATCTATCGTCACCTGGAAATAAACAGACGATCCAAATTTCATGGCTTGGCTCGTCTCCGTGCTACTATGTTCTTAAACACCTCTGCAGCGATGTTGCCAATTATTCTTGAGGCATGCCCGAATCTTAGACACCTCACCTTG GAACTGGTTCATGATTTTCTGGTGACGGAGGGGACAAGTAGACTTCTGAATCTATTTCCTCCTTCTTTGGTATCGTCCCTTGAATCTGTTGATATCGAAAGCCCGATCACGTATAAAGCAACGGAACTGGAGCTGGTTAGATACTTTCTAGAGAACTCAACAAAACTCAAGAAGATTGTTGTGCGTTTGAACCAGTCTTGTCTGAGAAAACACAAACCGGGTCTGTTGAAACAACTCTTTGAATTTCCGAGATGCTCTGGTTTCTGTCAGTTCTTCATTCTTTGA